CAGCCTGCCGGCGAGCCTGCGCCCGACGGCGCCGTTGATCGGGCGGACCCGGCCGTCCCTGCCGATCCGGGTTTCCGGACGGGCCTGCGCCGAGGCCGACCGGGCCCGGATCCGCGCGACGGTCGTGGCCGCCAGGCCCACCACCTCCGCGATCGCCCGGTCGGACCATTGCGGGTGCGAGTCCAGGATCCGTACCGTGGCGGCCTCGCGGTCGGTCAGCGAGAGCGGAAGCCCGTGGCTGATGTTCGCCTTCACCGCGGCGACGAACGCGTCCTTGTGCGAGCCGTCGAAGAATCGGACGCCTATCTCGCGCCGGCCGTTCTGGACGGCGGCGCGCAGGCGGTGCATTCCGTCGAGCACGGTCATCGTCTGGCGATGCACGAGAATCGGCGGAAGATCGGTGTCCACCCCGGCGAGGACCCGGACGTGATCGGGTTGTTCGCCTTCGAGGCGGGGACTGTCGGCGAACATGAGCATATCTATCGGAACCAGTGAAATAGCGTCCGCGTGCAGCACGGCTAACTCACCATGAAACGAAGGCTGCAATTTCATCCCCCGAATTGGTTTAGGCCACGGGACGTAAGTTATATCAGCCCCCGAAGAGCGTCAAACGTGTCTAGTCGCGGGACGGGTGCGCCGGCGCGGGCCCCCGGGGACGCGGATCCGGGCGCATGGTCACGCGTCCATCGGCCCGCTTGACCCCGAACCGCGTTCTCGTCGAGTGCGACTTGACCGTCGTCTGGCAAGGGCCACAGCAGGCCACTTCCTGCCTTTGCGAACGGGTCGCGTTTTCGGGAGGGGCGTGCTTATGATCGTTTCGCCCTCGTAGCCCAATGGAAGAGGCGGACCACTTAAAATGGTCTGGTTGTCGGTTCGAATCCGATCGGGGGTACGACTCCACCGCACGGCGGGCGTCCAACCGTTGATCCTTCGCACTTGGACGGCCGCCGGGGCCCGGCCGGCGCGGGGCATGCCCGAAGCGCCCCCGTCGGCCTCTCCGGCGTCAGGATGACACGGGGCCTGACCGGCGGCAAGCGCACCGCGTCCTGTCGCCGGTCAGGCCCGCCCGGTGTCTAGCGGCCCGTCCAGATCGGGTCGCGTTTCTCGGCGAACGCCCGCGGGCCCTCGACGGCGTCCGCGCTGCGCCTGCGCCGCTCCTCCCAGGCGTACTCGGCGGTGAACGCGCCTTCGAGCGGCATGTCCACCGACGCCATCGCGGCCTGTTTGAGCGCGCGCACGGAGAGCGGGGCGCTCCGGACGAGGTCGGCCGTCCATTCGCGCACGCAGCCGTCCAGCCGTTCGACGGGGACGACCTCGTTGACGAGCCCGAACCGCAGCGCCGTGGCGGCGTCCATCCGGCGGCCGGTGAGCAGGTGGCCCATGGCGACCTTCTGCGGCAGCTGCCGGATCAGGCGGAAGGCGCCGCCCGCGCCGGGCACCAGGCCGAGCCGTACCTCGGGCAGGCCGAACACGGCCGCGTCGCTCGCGATGATCAGGTCGCAGGCGAGGGCCAGCTCGAAGCCGCCGCCGAGCGCGTACCCGTGCACGCGCGCGATGACGGGCTTGGTCAGCGTGAACCGGTCGGTGAGCCGGGGATGGCCCGGCTGCCCGCGGCTCCCGAAGGTGGTCGGGGGCGTGCCGCGCCGGTTCAGCTCGGCGCGTTCCTTCAGGTCCTGGCCGACGGAGAACGCCCGGTCGCCGGCACCGGCCAGCACGGCGACGCGGACGTCGTCGTCGGCCTCCACGTCGTCCCAGACGTCCGCGAGCTCCTCGTGCGTGCGCACGTCCATCGCGTTGAGGACCTCGGGACGGTCGAGCGTCACGTGCGCGACGTGGTCCTTCTTCTCGTAGCGCACCCGCGGACGCGTCATGCCGACCCTCCCGCGAACCGGCCGACCTTGTCGATCACGTCGTCGCCGTGGATGCGCAGCGCCTGCTGCAGGGCGAACTCCGCCGCGTACGCGCGGAAGGCGTCCACGGGTTCCTCGGCGAGGTTGAGCATGCGCCGGTTGGCCAGGACCGCGTCGCCGTCGAGCGCGGCGACGGCCCGTTCGACGGCGGCGTCCATGCCGTCCGGTTCCACGACCTCGTCGACGAGGAGCGCGGCGGCGGGTTCGGTCGCCCGGATCCGGCGGCCGCCGAGGACGATCTGCCGGGCCGGGCGCGGCCCCGCGCACCGGCTCAGCCGGAGGTTCGCCATGCCGGGGACGATGCCCTCCGCGGCGGCCGGGAGGCTCAGGTAGGAGTCGGCGGCGGCGATGACGTGGTCGAACACCAGCAGCAGCTGCATCCCGCCGCCGATCGCGAAGGAGTCGACGGCGGCGACCCACGGTTTCTCGGTCGTCCGGGACCGCCACCGGCCCGCTCCCGGACGGTCGTCGAGCACGCCCCGGACGATCTTGTGGATGTAGCCGAGTTCGCGGCGCAGCAGGAAACCGACGAGGGAGATGTCGCCGGAGCTGATCTTCTTGAGGTCGATCCCCGCGCTGAACACGCGGCGGCCCCGGTAGCGGGGATGGCTCATCTCGCCGCCGCGCAGCAGCCCGACCCGGACGGACGGGTCGAGCAGCGCGAGGTCGACGGCGGTCTCCATGTCGTCGACCTGGCGTTCGTCCTCGGCGTTGAGGCGGTCGTCGCGGCACATGGTCAGCCGCGCCACGCCGTCCCGCCGCTCCAGCCGCACCGCCTCCATCTCCACCACGCCGCTGCGCGCGAACCCGGGCAGCAGGCTCAGCGCGCGGGACGTCGGCCGCAGCATGGCGTCGAGCAGGTGCGGGCCCGCCACGGGGGAGCGCAGGACGGCCCGCAGGAAGATGCCCTGGTCGATCTCGCGGCCCTCCTGGGCGGCCTGCGGGCGGCTGCGTTCGTCGGCCATCTGCGCGGGCGTCGGGCACAGCCCGGGGAAGGAGTCGGCGGCGGCCTCGACGAGTTCGGCGAGCCGCGGATGCCGGGTGCGGCCGCCGGTGAGCGCGTCGTACACCTCGTCGGCGTGCTCGTCCATGAAGGCGGCCCGCAGCGCGCGCGCCTCCTCGTGCGCCGCGGCGGCCGCCGCCTTCTGCTCGGGCGTCCGGGACGCGGGGCCGGGGAGGTCCGCGATCCGCTTCTCGGCGTGCGCGGACGTCTCGGCCAGGACGGCCGCGGCGCGTTCGAGTCCGGTCGAGGTCATGACACACTCCTGCGCAGGGCGCGATCGCAGGCCGCCAGGTGGGCTCCCAGGGCCTCTTCGAAGGGGACGGTGGACGCGTCGAACACCAGCCGGCGCCTGATCGCGGGTTCGCCGCGGGGCAGGCTGGCGGCCGTCGCCGCAAGTTCGGCGAGGGCGCCCGCGGGGTCGTCGGCGAGTTCGTCGAGCAGGGCCGCCGCGTGCGCCTCGGCCGCCTCGATCGGGACGCCGAGCAGCGCCGCCAGGCGGAACCGGGCGGTGCCGGTCTCCCGGGTCAGCCGGTAGAGGGCCATGCCGGGCCACGTCGCGCCGCCCGCCTCCGGCAGCAGCAGCCGTGTCGCCGGGGTCGCGATGCGGACGTCGGTGGCCAGCAGCGCGTCGAGCGCGGTGCCGCCGCAGTCGCCGGACGCCACCCCGACCGTCACCCGGTCGAGGCGTTCCAGCC
The nucleotide sequence above comes from Actinomadura algeriensis. Encoded proteins:
- a CDS encoding ParB/RepB/Spo0J family partition protein: MFADSPRLEGEQPDHVRVLAGVDTDLPPILVHRQTMTVLDGMHRLRAAVQNGRREIGVRFFDGSHKDAFVAAVKANISHGLPLSLTDREAATVRILDSHPQWSDRAIAEVVGLAATTVARIRARSASAQARPETRIGRDGRVRPINGAVGRRLAGRLFAERPDASLREIAELAGISPGTALDVRKRLSRGEDPVPAKQLLAEQRKQAGVAEAPKPVRFQRRRGVPDAELVLRKLQRDPSLRLTDTGRGLLRLLNTRSLKSDEWADLQGEIPAHCVPLVADLALGLADEWAKFAEALKSRARTELAGS
- the dpgD gene encoding enoyl-CoA-hydratase DpgD, which codes for MTRPRVRYEKKDHVAHVTLDRPEVLNAMDVRTHEELADVWDDVEADDDVRVAVLAGAGDRAFSVGQDLKERAELNRRGTPPTTFGSRGQPGHPRLTDRFTLTKPVIARVHGYALGGGFELALACDLIIASDAAVFGLPEVRLGLVPGAGGAFRLIRQLPQKVAMGHLLTGRRMDAATALRFGLVNEVVPVERLDGCVREWTADLVRSAPLSVRALKQAAMASVDMPLEGAFTAEYAWEERRRRSADAVEGPRAFAEKRDPIWTGR
- the dpgC gene encoding (3,5-dihydroxyphenyl)acetyl-CoA 1,2-dioxygenase DpgC; this encodes MTSTGLERAAAVLAETSAHAEKRIADLPGPASRTPEQKAAAAAAHEEARALRAAFMDEHADEVYDALTGGRTRHPRLAELVEAAADSFPGLCPTPAQMADERSRPQAAQEGREIDQGIFLRAVLRSPVAGPHLLDAMLRPTSRALSLLPGFARSGVVEMEAVRLERRDGVARLTMCRDDRLNAEDERQVDDMETAVDLALLDPSVRVGLLRGGEMSHPRYRGRRVFSAGIDLKKISSGDISLVGFLLRRELGYIHKIVRGVLDDRPGAGRWRSRTTEKPWVAAVDSFAIGGGMQLLLVFDHVIAAADSYLSLPAAAEGIVPGMANLRLSRCAGPRPARQIVLGGRRIRATEPAAALLVDEVVEPDGMDAAVERAVAALDGDAVLANRRMLNLAEEPVDAFRAYAAEFALQQALRIHGDDVIDKVGRFAGGSA
- the dpgB gene encoding enoyl-CoA-hydratase DpgB; the protein is MVSAERHGESDLVVRIDGTEPISADNAAAVTALCDRADDRDAPGLVVVHVSGAPGPSWPDGLTVGLVNKWERALRRLERLDRVTVGVASGDCGGTALDALLATDVRIATPATRLLLPEAGGATWPGMALYRLTRETGTARFRLAALLGVPIEAAEAHAAALLDELADDPAGALAELAATAASLPRGEPAIRRRLVFDASTVPFEEALGAHLAACDRALRRSVS